The genomic interval GATTACAAGAACATTAAGCGAAAGGTCTGGTACCTCCCTGTTATTTTTCTGATGCCGTTTCTGGATACCATAACGTATCTTGTGATGCGCGTCACGGGTCTGCCTGTCCCCGCTTCATGGCACATTCCCTCTGCCGCGCCGCTTGTCTTTCTTGCGTTCTTTTTTGCCGCGGCAGGCGAAGAATTAGGTTATATGGGATACGCCATTGACCCCATGCAAGAGCGCTGGGGAGCGTTGAAAGCCGGCTTACTGATGGGCGCGATCCACGCAATCTGGCATTACCCATCCATGATTGAACTCGGTCAAACTCTACCGTTGATGGCATGGGGCACTCTGTTTACAGTCGGGATACGAATTCTGATCGTCTGGGTATATAACAATGCTGGAAAAAGCGTCTTCGTGGCGATTCTCTTACACGCCATTGGCAATACCGCGAGAAGCATTTTCCCGGGCGGACGTACAGCCTTTGAGTTGGGCAATGCCGCAGTTGGCTATGCGCTGGTTGTGATCGCCGCCGTCGTAGTTATTTTCTTGTGGGGACCGCAAACTTTATCGCAATACAGATTCTCAAGTGGTAAAAAGGTCTGATCATCTTACACAACGATTTTGGCGACGCAGATCGCAAAGCGCGCTGATTCATAAAGAAAAATCTGCGTTATCAGCGTGAATCAGCGCTCCGATTTTGAATGTGTAAGGCAATCAACAAAAAGGTTTAATGCATGAATCGACCGGCAAGACAAGCGCCTATTCTCTTTTTTATTTTCCTCATCGTTTTGTCCCTCGCGTGTTCCAGCATTTCGCTAGCCAACGATAACAACTCCCCCACGCCTCAACCTGTTTTACAGACTCGGCAAATCGGCTTTGATTTTTCAGGGCAGGTTCCCTCCGCGCCAAAAGGCGATTCATCCGCCAGGCGTCACCTCTTCCTGCACGAATATGCCATGCCATCGGATGGGTTTATTAATGGGATCATGTATCTCAACGACAGCGACAAAGCCGTTGAACAATTCGACTTGCTGATCCTGCGTCCCAACGATGATGGTTGGAAGGTCGTCTATCGCATCCGCGTATCCGACGACTCACCCCCCGCCCAAACTGGGACCACCGTAGTAAAACTGCCGTCACCATTGACCGTCCAAACCAATGACATCTTTGCCCATTGGCAGGATACCCCGAACGGCGCAATACCCCTCAACATCGACGAAGCCTCCATGGACGGTTTCAGCGTGGGACAATACGGCTTCCAATCTTCCGACGTTGCAGTGGGGCAACAGATCGATCTCAACGGGTTTATCGGGGAGCGTGATTACTTCATCAACCTGGTGTTTTCATCCGACCAATAACCTGAAGGATAAAGCGCAATCTACTCGAATCAAAAACGCCGATGTTTGCTTGACTCAGCAAACATCGGCGTTTTTCGCGTCCCAAAATTTATTCTCGTATTCTGATTAACCTTAATGGGCGAACTGTAGACTATGTCATGCTGAATATTATGAAGCTGAGCGCAACGAAACATCTCCACGACTCAAACAGAGGCCCTGCGCTACCGATCAGTGTGACATCTTGTAGGGGATCAGGTTAACCTGAATAAAGCCCGCATATCAAACCTGCGGCAAACTACGCCGCAAAATGTTATACATTGGGATCGCCTTCACCGTGCCCTCTACCACGCACGTCATCGGCGTATCCACCAAATACGCGGGGATGCCCAAGGATTTCGTCAACAACTTATCAATGCCGCGCAAGAGCGCCCCGCCGCCACATAACGCCACGCCTCGGTCAATGATGTCCGCGACCAATTCGGGGGGAGTTTTTTCCAACACGCGGCGACCGGTCTCGACGACCGCCTTGAGCGGGTCTTGTAAGGCTTCGACGATCTCGCCGGTCGTCAATGTGACCGGGCGCGGCAAGCCGGTCACTTGATCCTGTCCCTGCACTTCCATGCTGTTCTCGGTATCTTGTGGAACCGCCGCGCCGATCCTTGTTTTGAGTTGTTCGGCAGTCACCTGCCCGATCACCACGCCATATTTCCTGCGCACATAATTAACAATGGCGTCATCGAAGTCCATGCCGCCGGAGCGCAGAGTCTCCGCAGAGACAATGCCATACATCGCCAACACAGCCGCCTCAGTGCAACCGCCGCCGAGACAGATCACCATATTGCCCGAAGGCGAACCAATCGGAAGGTCCACCCCGATCGCCGCCGCAAGCGGCTGTTGGATGAGGAACGCCTCGCGGCTTCCCGCCTCCAGCACTGCTTCGTATACTGCGCGCCGCTCCACGCTGGTGACGCCGTTGGGGACGGAGATCATGACGCGCGGGCGAAAGATGCGCATGCTTCCGCTGGCGCGTGAAAGCAGGTACGAGAGAAGCGTCTCGGTAATTTCATAATCAGCGATCACGCCGTTCTTCAACGGGCGCGCCACTTCGATGCTCTCCGGCACGCGGCCGTACATATCGCGCGCCTCCTGCCCCACCGCCACCATCTTTTGCTCGATCGCCTCGATCGCAACGATGGTCGGCTCCTGAGCCAGCACCTGAGTCGCATCCGCCAGGCGGGTGAACATCGTTCCCAGGTCGATGCCCAGGTCTTTTGAAAACATTGCCATTCGTGTTTTTCTCTTTCCCGTTTCGTTGGAAGTGAACCGATGATACCTGAAAGACAATTCATTGTCTAGCAGAATGTTTTAAACTTAAAAACCTTGTCATCTGACAGCATTGCGCTATCATTGTCTCGAAAAATTTTGAATCAAACAAAAGGAGATTCAAATCCTCATGAAGCGCTATTGGAAGGTCGCCGTTCTCGCCAACATCAAGGACGATTCACAACCCAAGCCGGAGGGCGTCCCGCCGGATGCCTTCTCGGACTTCGACCACATCGAAACGATTGATTCGCTTCGCGCCGCCATTGAAACTGACGGGCACAAAACGGTCTTCCTCCAAGCCGACAGGGACCTGCCCTTCGCGTTGCGCGATCACCAGCCGGATATCTGCTTCAATATCGCCGAAGGACTCGGCGGCGACGCGCGCGAGGCGCAAGTGCCAGCCCTGCTTGAAATGCTGAGCATCCCCTATACCGGCTCGCGCGTGCTAACCAACGGCATCTCGCTCGATAAAACGCTGACCAAACGCATCTGGCGCGACCGACGGTTGCCCGTGGCGCCGTTTCAAGAGTTCATCGTCGGCGACGAACCGCTTCGACCCGAATTGAAATATCCGCTCTTTGTTAAACCAGCGCGCGAAGGCACCGGCATGGGCGTGGATACAAAAGCCATCGTTACCAAAGAGAAGGAATTACGCGAACGGGCGCAATACATCATCAACACCTACCAGCAACCCGCGCTGGTGGAGGTCTTTCTACCGGGGCGCGAATTCACGGTCGGCATCCTCGGGCGCGCCGACGCGAAACTCTACTCGCGCAACCCCGAATGGTATGAAAAAGACGGCTTCCACCGCTTCCCCATCCTCGAACTGGATATGACGCGCTCCGTTACGCCGAAGGTATACAGCAACGCGTCCAAGTCGAAAGAAGTGGGCGAAGAAGGCGCGCCCGGTTATTTTTGCCCGGCGGTGGTGGAACCCGAACTGGAAAAGAAACTTCGCTATTTCGCCCTGCGCGCGCATCAACTGCTCGGCGCGCTGGATATCTCGCGCACCGACATCCGACTCGACGATGAGGGCAACCCGCGCCTG from Candidatus Defluviilinea gracilis carries:
- a CDS encoding CPBP family intramembrane metalloprotease produces the protein MNTSVSTKRTPGSFFILVYVLTLPFWLLSTVIKAEGLPDNLPITDVGATFVPLIAALILVYREENFDGIKRLLSKTLDYKNIKRKVWYLPVIFLMPFLDTITYLVMRVTGLPVPASWHIPSAAPLVFLAFFFAAAGEELGYMGYAIDPMQERWGALKAGLLMGAIHAIWHYPSMIELGQTLPLMAWGTLFTVGIRILIVWVYNNAGKSVFVAILLHAIGNTARSIFPGGRTAFELGNAAVGYALVVIAAVVVIFLWGPQTLSQYRFSSGKKV
- a CDS encoding rod shape-determining protein; protein product: MAMFSKDLGIDLGTMFTRLADATQVLAQEPTIVAIEAIEQKMVAVGQEARDMYGRVPESIEVARPLKNGVIADYEITETLLSYLLSRASGSMRIFRPRVMISVPNGVTSVERRAVYEAVLEAGSREAFLIQQPLAAAIGVDLPIGSPSGNMVICLGGGCTEAAVLAMYGIVSAETLRSGGMDFDDAIVNYVRRKYGVVIGQVTAEQLKTRIGAAVPQDTENSMEVQGQDQVTGLPRPVTLTTGEIVEALQDPLKAVVETGRRVLEKTPPELVADIIDRGVALCGGGALLRGIDKLLTKSLGIPAYLVDTPMTCVVEGTVKAIPMYNILRRSLPQV